TTCGTGTGGCCGCCGAGCTTCGCGCTCGCGCGCGCGTACGTGGACCAGCTCGAGCGCTCCGGCGGGCTGTCGGCGGACCGCATCGCCGCGGTGCGGCGGGAGCTGGCCAGCGCGGAGCGCGCCTCGGGTGCCGAGCGCCGCGCCGTCCTGACCCGGCTGGCGGCGCAGCTCGAGGGTGATGCGGCCAGCTCGCGCGACGCGAAGAAGGTGCGCATGCTGGTGGACGCCGTACGAGACCTGGCCGCGGAGTCCTGACGCGGCGACCGCGTCCACCGACGCGCCGACTCGGCGCGGCGACCGGGCCGGCACAGCGTGCCGGCCCGGTCGCGTTTCCCTTCCAAACCCTCCCGCTCTCCCGTTCGACGCGGCCGGCTGGCGCGGGGGCGCCGCGCGCCCCAGAATACCGTGGTCCCTTTCCGAGGAGAGCGTCGATGCGGTTGTGGACGACCCCACGGCGCCGCAGGGCGGCCTCCGCTGCGCTCGCGGCCGCCTCAGCGTTCACCCTCGCCCTCGCCGGGTGCGCGGCGCGACGCGCCCCCGCGGATCGGACGGTGCTGCGCATCGTGCCCCACGCGGCGTGGGAAGCCCAGCGGCCGCTGGGCTACGCGGCGGACGCGGACCGGCGCAACCTCCGTCCCGGCGACCGTCTCACCTTCCACGACCTCGTCGTGGAGGTCGTGGCGACGGAGGTGGACTCGGCGACGACGGCAGCTCCCCCACGCGCCGCGGCCTCGGGCGACGTCGTCGTGCTCCGGCTCCAGCGTGGCGACGCGCGCGAGGAGCGGCGCGTGCGCGAGGGCGGCGCCTTCGCCTGGGAGGGTTACCGGATCGCCGTCATCGCGATCTACGGGCCCGGCGAGCTGGGGGCCGGACTCGTCGCCCTCGAGGTCGCGACCCTGGCCTCGCTGCCGCCCGCCGTCGCTGCGGCGGACAGCGCGGGCGGCGCCGCGCTGCGGCTCCGGGTGCCCCACCGGATCACGCACATCACCCTGCACCACACCGGCAGCCGCGAGCCGCTGCGCCCCGAGGACGACCCGGTCGAGAAGCTGCGTGGGCTGCAGGCGTGGGGCGCACGTGACCGCAACTGGTGGGACGTGCCCTACCACATGCTCATCGACCTGGACGGCACCATTTACGAGGGCCGCGACTGGCGCTACATGGGCGAGACGAACACGACGTACGACCCGCGCGGCCATTTCCTGATCAGCGTCATCGGCAACTACGGCAGGCAGGAACCCACGCAGGCGCAGCTCGAGGCGATCGCGGACCTCATGGCCTGGGCCGCGGCGCGGTTCGATGTGCCGCTCGACCACATCGGCGGGCACTACCACTACGCGGAGACGAGCTGCCCGGGCGAGCACCTGCGCCGTTATCTCGAGGACGGGACGTTCCGCCGCATGGTCGAGCAGCGGCTGGAGGGACACTGGCGCGGCGAGGCCGCGAGGAGGTGATCTTGACGTTGCGTTGGCCGATGTCCGTGAACGGTGTACGGTTCCCGCGCGGCGCCATGCTCGCCGCGCTGTGCGCGCCGGCGTTCGCGCTCGCAACGGGCTGCGCAGGCGGCGGGCGCGCTCCGGAAGCGCCCGGCGCCGTGGGCGGCCCGCCCCCAGTGGCGCGGGAGTTCCGCGGCGTCTGGGTCGCGACGGTGGGCAACATCGACTGGCCGTCCCGACGAGGCCTGCCGGTAGACAGCCAGAAGGCCGAGCTGCTCGCGATCCTCGACCGCGCGGCGGAGCTGAAGCTCAACGCCGTGATCTTCCAGGTCCGCACCGCGGCGGATGCCGTGTACCTCTCCGAGCTGGAGCCCTGGTCCGAGTACCTGACCGGCACGCAAGGCCAGGCGCCGGAGCCGCTCTGGGACCCGCTCGCCTTCGCCGTGGAAGAGGCGCACAAGCGCGGACTCGAGCTGCACGCGTGGTTCAACCCGTACCGCGCGCGGCACCCGTCCGCGCGCTCGCCCGCCGCGCCGAACCACATCAGCGTGACGCGGCCGGACATCGTGCGGCAGTACGGCACGCATCTCTGGATGGACCCCGGCGAGCCGGACGTGCAGGACCACACCGTCGCCGTCATGCTGGACGTGGTGCGGCGCTACGACGTGGACGGCATCCACATCGACGACTACTTCTACCCGTACCGCGAGCGGGACTCGACGGGGAAGGTCATCGACTTCCCGGACGAGGCGAGCTGGAACCGCTACGTCGCGTCCGGCGGCAAGCTGTCGCGGGATGACTGGCGGCGGAGCAACGTGGACGCGCTCGTCCGCCGGCTCTACCGCGAGATCCACGCGACGAAGCCGTGGGTCAAGTTCGGCGTGAGCCCGATCGGGATCTGGCGACCGGGGCACCCGCCGGTGCCGGAGGCGTGCTGCTTCGACGCCTACGAGCAGATCTACGCGGACGCCCGCAAGTGGTTCGCCGAAGGATGGGTGGACTACTTCGTGCCGCAGCTCTACCGGCCCATGTCCGACACGCTGATGAACTACGGCGTGATGCTCGGCTGGTGGGCGGAGCAGAACGCGAGCGGCCGCCACCTGTACGTGGGCATGATCCCGAGCCGTGTGCGTACCGAGAGGCGGCAGGACGGCTGGCCGCCCGAGGAGATCATCGGCCAGATCTACGTGGCGCGGGGGCACAACGGCGTGCACGGGCACGTGCACTTCAGCGCCCGCGCCCTCATGCACGACAGTCTCGCCCAGCGACTCGCGCAGACGGTCTACCGCTACCCTGCCCTCGTGCCGCCCTCGCCGTGGCTGCCGCGCAGCGTGCCCGGCGCGCCGCGGGTCACGCTCACGGATGACGGGACGGCGCTGTCGCTGGCCGCGGGCCCCGGCGAGCCGCCACGCCTCTGGGTCGTCCGCGCGCGCTACGGCAACCGCTGGAGCGTGGACGTGATCCCCGCCACGCGGACGCGCGTCGCGCTCTCGGGAGATGCGCCGCTGCGCGAGGTCGTCGTCTCCGCCGTGGACCGCGGCGGCAACGAGGGCCCGGCCGTGACGGTCCGGCCCCACGCAGCGGTCGCCGCGGACGCTGCCGGAGCGGCCGGGCGCTGACGACAGGGCGCTGCAGGGCGCTGCTCCGGTGCGGAGGCCGGCGTGGCAACCGCCCGACGCCACGCTGGCCCGACCTGTCCGCGAAACCCTCTGGGTTTCCACGCGGCAAGGCCGGCCGGACCGCACGCCCCTTGATCGGCGTGCGGCTCGGCCGGCCTCACCCGCTCGGGATCCGCGTGGCGGCCCTCGCGCGCGAGTGCACGCCCAGCTTCCGGCGGACGGCTTCCCTGTAGTGGCGATCGGTCGTCACACGAGTCGGGGCGCGATCGTGTGGGGCGCCCGTCCCGCCGCCGCGCCTCAGCTCGCGGGCTGACGTCGGATCCCGAGCCGACGCATGATCTTCAGCAGGCTCGCGTGGTCCGCGAGACCGAGCGCCTCCGCCGTGCGCGTGATGTGCCAGTCGTGGGCGTGGAGCGCTTCGAGCACGATGGCGCGCTCGGCCTCCGCCTTGCGTTCCTGGTAGGTGCGCGGCCGGTCCGCGGCGGCCGCTGCCCCGCCCGGCTGCGCCGCCGCACCGACCAGGACGTCGGCGGGGACGTCATCCACCTCGATCACCTCACCATCCGACGCGATCAGCATTCGCTCGACCGCGTTCCGCAACTCGCGCACGTTGTTCTTCTCCCACCTGTAGCGGCACAGCGCCGCGAGCGCGTCCGGAGAGACGCGCTTCTTTCGCATGCCGAAGCGCGCGCAGAGCTGCGTGAGGAAGTGCTCGACCAGCTCCGGCACGTCCGAGAGCCGTTCCCTGAGCGGCGGCACGCGGATGACGTGCACGTTCAGCCGGTAGAGGAGATCCCTGCGGAACGTGCCTTCCTCGACCGCGCGCTCCAGGTCGCGGTGCGTCGCGGCGACGACGCGCGCCTCCACGGTCACGGTGCGGTCCCCGCCCACGCGGGTGATCTCGCGGTTCTCCAACGCGCGCAGGAGCTTCGCTTGCGCAGCGAGCGGCAGCTCGCCGATCTCGTCCAGGAACAGCGTGCCACGCCCCGCACGCTCGAACGCGCCCTTCCTCTGCCGGTCCGCTCCCGTGAACGCGCCGCGCTCGTGACCGAACAGCTCGCTCTCCACCAGGTTCTCCGGCAGCGCCGCGCAGTTCAGCGCGACGAACGGCTGCTTGGGGTCCGCGCCGAGCGCGTGCAGGTCCCGCGCGACCAGTTCCTTCCCTGAGCCGCTCTCGCCCAGGATCAGCACCGGGCTGGGGATCGGCGCGAGACGGCGGATCTCCTCGCGCAGGCGCTGCATGGCCGGGCTCGAGCCGATGAGCGACGTCTCCGCGTCCAGCCGCGCGCGCAGCGTCTTCACCTCATCCACGAGCCGGCCGCGCTCCAGCGCGTTCCGCACCTCCTGCACCACGCGCTGCACCGGCTCCGCCTTGTCGATGAACGCGAACGCACCGAGCCGCACCGCGCGCACGCAGCGGTCGAAGTCGCCCGTGCCCGTGTAGACGATGACCGGCGTGTCCAGCCCCATCTCCCGCATGCGGCGCAGCACCTCGAAGCCGTCCATGCCCGGCATCTCGAGGTCCAGGATCACGCAGTCCAGCTCCTCGTCGCGCAACGCCTCCAGCGCCTCCGGGCCGGAGGTGGCGATGCGTACGCGCCAGCCGCCCAGCCGCTGGAGGTCGTAGGCGTACTGCTCGGCCATGGCCAGGACATCGTCGACGACGAGGATCCGTGTCACGCGTGGCTCCGGTACGGTTGCAGGTGAAGTGGGAGCATGGCCGCTCGGCCCGGCGCCGCCCGCGGCGGCGGGCCCTGTGCATGCGGTGTGGCGCCGACTTCACGCCGCGGCGACGCCCCACACGCGGGCTCGGGCCTTTCGGCCGCGGGGTCGTGGATGGACGTACTCGCCCGCCGCGCCGCGCGTTCCGTGCACGGCCGGGGGCGTGCGCTCCGAGGGCGTGCCGGCCGCCCGCGCGAGACGCCGGTTGCGGGCGCGCACGGCCCCGTTGTACGGTTGGGGCGGTCCTGCCCGAACCCTACCGTATTGCCGGGAGACTGCCCATGCGTACCTGGCGTGAATGGTTTCCCCGCGTGCTGATCGAGTCGGCCCTGGTGGTGTTCGGCATCCTGCTGGCGCTGGCGGCGGACGGCTGGTGGGAGTCGAGGAAGGAGCGCCGAATGGCCCAACAGGCGCTGGACAGCTTCATCCGGGAGATCCGCATGAACCGCGAGAGCCTCCGGCGCATCATGCCGTACCCCGCGGAACTGTACTCCCAGTTCCAGGCGCTGAGCGACGCGGGCTCGGTCCGGACGTTCGACGACCTGCGCAAGATCGAAGGCTTCCACGGCTTCCGGCCCGCGTTCCTGACGGACACGGCCTGGCGCACCGCGCTCGCCACAGGAGCGCTCACCCACATGGAGTACGAGACCGTCGCCCGCCTGTCCGCGCTCTATACGGCCCAGCAGCGGTTCGTCGAGATGAGCCAGCCCGACTTCATCAAAGGCCCGGGGGCGTGGACGGAGGCCAACATCGGCTCGATCGTGCGCAGCGCGGCGATCTATCTCGCCGACGTGACGGCCGGCGAGGAAGAAATGCTCGTATTCTACAACACGACGCTGAACACACTCGGGGCCGGCGATGACCCGTAGGCGAATGGGCCTCGCCGTCCACACTCGGCGGTCTCACCCCTGAACGAGCAACGAACGCGGCGGTTGGCCTTCACGACGCCGCCCTCGACCGGGATCCCGTTCAGCGCTGACGCGCGGGCGCGCGTCAGCGTCGGCATGCGGCGCTGTTCTCCTCCTGGTGCTTTCTGCGCGCGTGCACGCGCAGGGCACGGCCGCGGACTGCCAGCGCGCCGAGGAGCTGCGCGGGCAACGGTCGGCGGCCGCGGTCGCGCACTTCCTGTGCGGTGGAGCAGGTCGTGGCCGATGGCGACTACGCGGCCGCGCGGATCCCCTTCGTCGGGACTCACGCGGGAGAGTGGGGTGGCATCGCACCCACGGGCCGGCGCGTCAGCGTCACCGAGATGTTCTTCTGCCGCATCGAGGCAGGAAGGCTCGCCGAGTGCTGGCAGGAATGGGACGAGCACGGGCTGCGGCAGCAGCTCACGGCGCCTGACCCGGCAGGCGGTTGACGCTGGCGGCACAAACGGCGAGCGCCCCCGTGCGCGAGCGGCCGCCGCTTCCGTACACGGACGCGCTGTACGAGGAGGGCATGCCGCCGTACCGCGAATCGCGCGCGACCTTCCCGGAGGCGCGCTGCGAGCCCGGCGAGCCCGAACGGCCGTCGCAGCGTGCGGCGCGCCGCCACATCCTGTTCGATGAGGCCCGCCGCATGTGGGTCGAGGCCGCGGCCGAGGACGGGTTCGTCTGGGAGGTGTTCGATGCCGACGGCCGCCTGCTCGGCGCGTTCCCCGCGCCCCTCGTGCCTGAGCGACGAGTGCACCGTGTTCGTCACGGTCGCCGGCCCGCACGACGGCGTGCTCGCGGACGAGACGCCCCGAGCCGCGCTAGGGCGCGCGCGTCAGCGGCACGGTGACCGGGAACGGCCTCAGCTCCTTCCCGAGCGTGGCGAGCATGGACGCGTAGTCGTGGCTCGTCAGCCACGGCGCGAGCAGGATCAGCGCGACGCACGCGACGCCCAGGCCCACCGCGAACCAGTCGCCCATCGACCAGTGACCGGTCCAGCTCCCCCATCGCCCCGCGCCCGCCTCGACCACTGTCGGCTCCTTGACCGGCGTATCGGCGCACGTCGCGGCCGGCCCCTGCCGGTGAGCATCCACCTCCGCCTGCCCGCCGTCCGACGCCCGCACCACTGCCGCAGCCGCTGCTTCACCGGCGGCGTTGCCTCTCGACGGGCGGCGCATCACGAGAGCGCGCACGATCTGCGCTGCATCGTCCGCAGACAGCAGCAGCCCGCGCAGCGTGCGCTCCCATGCGGCGAAGCGGCTTCCACCGCGCGCGCCGACCCGCGCAATGGTGCCCACACGGCCCGCGGCCTGGAGCCCCACGATGCCGAACACGACCTCCATGTGCAGCGTCAGGACGAGCGCGAAGAGGACCAGCGCGATGTCCAGCTTGAGCTCCCAGAAGACCTCCGGCAGCACGCCCGCGTCACGCACGTGCCGCTGGCGGATCCACTCCAGCACGAAGTGGCCGGCGACCACGACCAGCAGCCAGAACAGGCCGATCCAGATGCTCAGCACGACAGCCAGACCGACGTACAGGATGACGAAGATCCAGCTGTCGTCGTGATTGACGATCCAGTCTCGCAGTCGTTCGGGCATCTCTCGCAGCCCTCCACGCTCACTGATACGGCCTGCCCGGGTGCAAGGCAACGGGTCGGCCGGCGCGCACGGCCGGCCGACCGCGCGTCGCGTCCTGGCACACGCCTCGCAGGCGGATCCGTCCAGCGCGCCGCCAGGACGCGACGTGGCGGGGCGGCGACCGGGAGGCCCGCGACGACGGCGGACGGCTGCGCAGCCGTGCACCGGAACGGGTCCACAAGAACCATGTTGCGCACGCGGAAGGTCCCATGTCCGAGCACGTCTACAAGTCGATCGAGCTGACCGGTTCCTCGACCGATAGCATCGAGGACGCGGTGCGTGGCGCCATCGAGAGGGCCAGCAAGACCCTGCACAACCTCCGCTGGTTCTCGGTGCAGGAGATCCGCGGCCACCTCGAGAACGGAAAGGTCGCGCACTGGCAGGTGACGCTGAAGGTCGGGTTCACGCTGGACCAGTGAGGGCGAGGAACGCCCGCCGGATGCTGGACGGGTGAAAGGAAGGACCGTCCTCGATCCTGTCCCAGTGGGCGACCGCCGTCACGTCGCCGCCCTACGCGCGCAGCGGATTGCGACCGCAACGCGACGGGCGGCAGACAGAACCACGCCGTCAGCCCCGAAGCGACCACGAATCGGCTCCGGCCTTGATCGGGTCGCCGCACCGCTCCAGTTTCCACCATCGACACGGCACGGGCCGCACGACCTTCACCGGCGCACGCGATGAACGGTAACGACGCCGTGGACTCTGCTCGGGACGACGTCGCCCCCGAGACCTCCTACTCCACGGCCGACGCGAGCGTGGCGACCCACGCGGCGCCCCGCGCACCGCGGTGCGTGAACTGCGGCGCGCTGCGCACCGGCCCCTATTGCGCGCAGTGCGGCCAACGCGAGCAGCTCGGCCGGCACACGCTGCGCGGCATGGCCGCCGCGTTCCTGGGCAGAGTGCTGGACCTGGACCGCGGCTTCCTGCACACCGTGCACGGGCTCACCGTCAGGCCCGGCACGGCGGTGCGCGATTATCTCGCCGGCCGAACCGTGCCGTACACCAACCCGGTTGCATACCTGCTGATCGGTTTGACGGCCTTCGCCGTCTCGGTCAGCGTGCTCGGCGGCACGACCGGCGGCGACGCCGACCGGGCGCTGAACGCCCTCTCCGTGCCCCTCATCGCCGCCGTTTCTCGCCTCCTGTTCTGGCGCACGCGCCTCAACTACGCCGAGCACCTCGTGCTCTGGCTCTACCTCATCGGCCATGTCGCGCTGATCGTCGCCGTCCTGCAAGCCGTCCTCTCGTTGGCGGTCCCCGCAACGCCCGGCACCATCGCCGCCGGCATCGTCATGCTCGTCCTGGGCGGCATCCCCTTCACGTACTGCGGCTGGGCGTGCAGCCGCGTCTTCCCTTCTCGCCCCTGGCGCGCCGCTGCTGGCGGCCTCGTCGCGCTGGCCGTCGGCGTGGCGCTGTGGCTCGTCGCGCTGGTCGTGATCGTCCGGGTGGTGCGGAGCTAGCCTCGAGCGCGTTTCGGATCACGCCCACGTGCACACACCGCATGGCGAGGGATCGGGCGTCGCTCGGCGGACGCATCCCCGTGAGGTCCCTATGGGCCCGGACCTCGTCCTCCTGGGTGCGAATCTTGCATCCCACCGCGCGCCGCGGAAGAGGACCAGAGATCCCCGTGACCCGAGCCGGAGTATGCGCCCAGGCGTCAAACCCGGCACCGGTAGACTCGCGGTAGGTCTCGCCGTCTACCTCGTGCTCGCCGTTCCGCTGTTCGCCTACCTGTGGTCGACGCTGAACGAGCTCCTCGCGGGTGACATCCGACCCGTGCGCCTGGGGATCGCCGTCGTCGTACTCCCCCTCTTCATCGCAGTCCTCTACCTCATGGTCCGCTCGATCCACCGCTGGGAAGCGCGGCGTCAGGCCGCCGTCTCGGGCGGATCCGGCGAAGGAGGGTGACATGGCCGAGGACACGCATGACCCGCTGTCCACCGGGTCCACACGACCCGAGGACACCGAACTGGCCCCCGAGGAAGAGCCGGTGGTGATCGGCACGCTGTTCCTGTCCATGCTGCTGCTCATCGGGATCATGGGCGCGTGGATCGTGATCTACCTGATCATGCTCAACCGGTAGGGGCGATGAGGATCGAGACCTACGAGAAGGCGTACCTCGCGCTGGGTGGGGCCTCGCTCGTCGCGGCGCTGCTCGTTTTGCTGTACACGAGCGTCGTGATGGACATCCACCTGCCCTCGCGATCCACGCAGGTGGACCCCCAGACGGTCCGGACCACGCCGCCGTTCGACCAGCTCGGCGTCAGGCAGACGGGTCCCGGGCAGTACGAGGCGGTGATGCTGGGCCAGGCGTGGGCGTTCCTGCCACAGGAGATCCGCGTGCCGGTGGGCGCGGAGGTCACGTTCACCGTCACCACGCCGGACGTGATCCACGGCTTCATGATCGCCGGCACGCGCGTGAACCTGATGTTGATCCCGGGGCAGGTCTCGCGCATGACGTACACGTTCCGTCGCCCAGGCGAGTACGCGCTCATCTGCCATGAGTACTGTGGCCTGGGCCATCAGGGCATGGTCGGCCGGGTGATCGTCGAATGAGTGCGGCGACCGTATACGATCCGGCGGGGTTCGCGCTGCCGGACACGCAGAAGCGCTTCCTGCGCTGGACGATCTACATCGGCTACGGCGCGCTGATCGCGGGGATCTTCCACGGCCTGGCGAACGCGCTGTCGTTCGCGGGGATCGACATCCTGCCGTACTTCCCGCGGCTGCGCGGCTATTACCAGGGGCTGACCGCCCACGGCGTGGCGAACGTGCTGGTGTTCACGTTCGCGTTCGCGAACGGGTTCCTGTCGCTCATGACGGCGCGGGCGCTGAGCCGGCCGCTCGTCCCGTGGCTGGTCTACGCCACGTTCGGCACGCTGCTGCTGGGCAACATCCTGGTGGTGTACGCGATCGTCACGAACCAGGCGTCGGTGCTGTTCACGGCGTACGCGCCGCTCCAGGCGCACTGGACGTTCTACGTGGGCCTGGTGTTCGTGGTGGTGAGCACGTGGCTCGCGCTCCTGAACATGCTGGTGGTGCTGGGGCGATGGAAGCGGGACAACCGTGGCGCGCGGATCCCGTTGCTGGCGTTCATCTCCGTGATCTCCTACGTGATGTGGTTCCTGGCGTCGCTGCCGATCGCGGTGGAGTTCCTGGGCTTCCTGATCCCGTGGTCGCTGGGCGCCTACGGCGGCCGCGTGGATCCGCTGCTCACGCGGACGCTGTTCTGGTTCACCGGCC
Above is a window of bacterium DNA encoding:
- a CDS encoding cytochrome c oxidase subunit 2A encodes the protein MAEDTHDPLSTGSTRPEDTELAPEEEPVVIGTLFLSMLLLIGIMGAWIVIYLIMLNR
- a CDS encoding cytochrome C oxidase subunit II; amino-acid sequence: MRIETYEKAYLALGGASLVAALLVLLYTSVVMDIHLPSRSTQVDPQTVRTTPPFDQLGVRQTGPGQYEAVMLGQAWAFLPQEIRVPVGAEVTFTVTTPDVIHGFMIAGTRVNLMLIPGQVSRMTYTFRRPGEYALICHEYCGLGHQGMVGRVIVE
- a CDS encoding Fis family transcriptional regulator translates to MTRILVVDDVLAMAEQYAYDLQRLGGWRVRIATSGPEALEALRDEELDCVILDLEMPGMDGFEVLRRMREMGLDTPVIVYTGTGDFDRCVRAVRLGAFAFIDKAEPVQRVVQEVRNALERGRLVDEVKTLRARLDAETSLIGSSPAMQRLREEIRRLAPIPSPVLILGESGSGKELVARDLHALGADPKQPFVALNCAALPENLVESELFGHERGAFTGADRQRKGAFERAGRGTLFLDEIGELPLAAQAKLLRALENREITRVGGDRTVTVEARVVAATHRDLERAVEEGTFRRDLLYRLNVHVIRVPPLRERLSDVPELVEHFLTQLCARFGMRKKRVSPDALAALCRYRWEKNNVRELRNAVERMLIASDGEVIEVDDVPADVLVGAAAQPGGAAAAADRPRTYQERKAEAERAIVLEALHAHDWHITRTAEALGLADHASLLKIMRRLGIRRQPAS